In Acidisarcina polymorpha, the DNA window CGATCTTTGTGACTACATCCTTCAGAGTCTGATCGGACTGCTCTGGCGTTAAGCCTGCCTGGTTGGCGAAGACTTGATCGGCGTATTTGAAGAAAGCCGCATCACCGCCCGCCTTTTGAACGCACACTCCGTAGGCTGCGGCCTTCGGAGCTTCGCTATGCTGCGGAAGCGGAAAGCTCTCATAGACGAATCGGGCGTTCGGGAACTCCTTGACCATGCGATCGATGGTCGGTTGCGCATCCTTGCAATGCGGGCACTGAAAATCGGCAAATTCGACGATCAGTAATGCTTTCGAGGCGGAACCACGAGCAGGGCCCGCAGCCTCCGCTTCCAGGATTTTGCGATTCTCCTCAAAAGGGTGAGGGCCGAAGGGGACAATCTCGTCCTGGGAGATAATGTGTCGCCCATCGGGAAGGACGAAGAAGACCAGCTGCCCGACTTGAGCAGGATTGCTTTTCTGACCGATGGCCACAGTCACCTTGCTGATCCCTGGGACTGGCGTCTTGGCCACCGCCTCGACCTGCCATCCGAGATCCGGATTGTAGCCCCAGGTGGCTTTCAGGAAGTCGTTGATTTCAGGAGAGGTGGGCTTGTCTGCTGTGAAGTTCTTGGGATCGGGCGTCGCAAAGGTCAGGGCTTGCGGCGCAGCCGACGCTTGAGCTGGTGCTGCAGGAAGCTCCTGCTGCGCTGGCGGCTGAGCCTGGTTCTGAGCAAATGCCGAAAGGAAAGAAATAGCGAAAAACGATCCCAGCAGGGCCGTGTGTGCGAACCAATCCCCTGACTTGCGGGCCCGAGAACTAAATGACATTGAAACCTCTTCTCAGAACTCAGTGAAATATTTCTTCGAGATGCTCAAACCTGGACCTTGACGGCGATCGGGAAACGGCGCCCCATGCCGAACGCCTTCTCGGTCACTTTGAGCACCGGCGCGGCCTGTTGGCGCTTATACTCGCTGCGCTCTACTAGTTTGACGACGGAGCGTACAAGTTCAAGATCAAAACCGAATTGTGCGGCGATCGCCTCTGGATTTTCATAGCGTTCCACGTAGGCTTCAAGAATCGGATCGAGCACGTCGTAAGGCGGCAAGGAATCGGTGTCCTTCTGACCGGGCCGCAGCTCAGCCGAGGGCGGCTTTTCGAGGATCGCGTTAGGAATTACCTCGCGTGCACGATTGACGTAGCGGCAAAGATCGTAAACGCGCGATTTCATCACATCGCCTATGACGGCTAAGGCGCCCACCATATCCCCATAAAGGGTGCAATAGCCGACTGACATTTCGGACTTATTTCCAGTAGTCAACACCAAGGCGCCGAACTTGTTCGACATTGCCATCAGCAGGCCGCCACGGATCCGAGACTGGATATTCTCTTCCGTGATGTCGGGCTTCGTTCCAGCAAAGATGGGCGCCAAAGCTTGTTCATAAGCCTCAAAAAGCCCCTCGATGGGTATCTGATCAAGTTGAATACCAAGCGTATCGGCCAGGGCGCGGCTGTCGCCTACTGATCCAGTAGAGGAATATTGACTCGGCATAGTGACGCCTCGGACATTTTCCTTGCCTAGCGCGTCCACTGCGATAGAAGCGACCAAGGCTGAGTCAATCCCTCCGCTCAAACCTACCAGGGCCTTTGAAAAGCCGCATTTGCGAACGTAGTCGCGGGTGCCAAGCACGAGAGCCTTATAGATACCGGCATACGGAGTACGATCCTTGGGACGGATGTCCCCGGAAAGCGCCTTAGTGTCGACAAAGACCAGGTCCTCCTCAAAGGCCTCGGCCTGGGCGAGAAGCTGTCCATCGGGACCAATCGCGAGACTTGATCCATCGAAGATAAGGCTGTCGTTGCCGCCGACCTGATTTACCAGAATGACCGGGGTGCGGTGACGCTTGGCGATTGCCGCGAGCATCTCAAATCGCACCTGCCGCTTACCTCGCCAATACGGGGAGGCGGAGATATTGATAATCACCTTGTCGTCCCCATCGCCGGCTTCCCGCATCAAGTCTTCGACCGGATCAACGGCATAGAGCCTTGCCGGCCAGAAGCCCTTGTCGTTCCATGCGTCTTCGCAGATCGTGAGGGCAACGCTTACGCGCTTCACGCAAGTCAACTCCTGCCGTTCGGCCGGAGCGAAGTATCGCTGCTCGTCAAAGACGTCGTAGAAAGGCAGCAGCATCTTCGACTGAATAAATTCGATTCGCCCGTGGCGCAGCAAAGCAGCAGAATTTCGCACATGCTTGCCGCTCGTCAGGTTCGCTGGAGTGACATACCCGCAGATGATCGCTATCGGCAGCGAAGCAGTCGCCGCCGCCACTTCTGCAACCGCCTGTCCGGCGCGAGCGACAAACGATGTCTTTTCGAGAAGATCCGCGGGCGGATAGCCGCAGATTACCAGTTCGGAGAAAACGACTAACTCAGCTCCGCCACCAGCCGCCCGGCGGGTAAACTCGATGATCTTCGCAGTGTTGCCAACGAAATCCCCGATAGTGGGGTTGATCTGTGCGAGCGCAATCTTCACTGATCTAGTGTAGCAATCCAGATTAGCAATGCGATGAATGGAGCAGCCGATGGCGCCCTATCGTAGAGGAGAGGACCCCGGCCTTCAACAAAGTTACGCCGGCAGCACAAGCGCGTCGAGGTCCAGGAACTGCCGGATGATCGGGTCCTGGCTCTTCTGCATCTCGGTCATGGTCCCGAAAAAGTGGGCCTTGGCTTCGTGCAAGAAGAGGACTCGGTCGGCGAGCTTCTCGGCAAAACGCATGTCGTGCGTCACAACGATGCTGGTGAGCTTCAGTTGGTGTTTAAGCTTCTGAATCAGGTCTCCCAACAAGCGGCCCATGAGCGGATCGACCATCGTCGTCGGCTCATCGTAGAGGATGGCCTGCGGCTGCGAGGAAAGCGCCCGAGCGATGGCCACCGACCTTTTCATGCCGGTCGAGAGGTCCGATGGAAGCAGGTCGGCCATGCCGGCAACCCCCACCATCTCCAGGAGTCCGTTGACGATCTGGAGGATCTGATCTTCGACCAGTTCGCCGCGCTCCCGCAGCGGGAATGCTACGTTTTCTCCCACGCTTAACGAGTCAAACAGAGCGCCATTCTGAAAGACCATCGTCACTTTCTTGCGAACCACCTGCATCTGCTCTTCGGTATAGCCGCAGATATTCTCGCCGGCCACCAGGATCGAGCCGGAATCGGGTTTGAGAAAGCCCATGATCTGCTGCAAAGACACGGACTTACCGACGCCGCTGCGGCCCAGAATGCACAACGTCTCGCCCGGGAGCACAAAGAAGCTGACGTCGTCGAGAACACTCAGGCTGCCGAAGGATTTCGATACATGCTCAAACGCAATGTATGGCGAACTCTTGTCGACATGGCCATTGGTGCCTTCATCAACCCGCTCATGAGGATGGTTGGCGCCCATGCTCTCGACGATTGTCTGGATGGGAGGGGGCTGGGGACTGCTGCTCAAACCGAATCTCTCCTCTGTCCATCAGCTTAGAGCATTTCCATCATTCGCATCAGCATCACAAAAGTTCCAACGCATGACACTGTCGATCTTTCTCCTCTAAATATGAGGGGAAAAATCAGTCAGCGTCATGAAGGTGGAATCTACCTTTTCGACGATTTTGCCGTTGGCTTCTGAAGCGGACTGCACTTTCTGCCACTCCGGATCGTCCCGGAACGCTTGCCAGTTCTTGGTGGCGGCGTCGCGCGAGGGATGGGAGATGAGATAGATCAAGGTCTTGCCCTTGAGAGGATCGTCAGTGGGAGTCCAGTACGCCACGTTGTGGATGCCGTGTCTCTCAAAGATTGTCATGGTGTGCTCGCGAAAGCGAGTCAGCAAGGTTTCAAGCTTACCTTCATAGCAGTGATAAACGCGAAGTTCATAGACGGCCCCCGCCGGGGCGCTCGATGCTTGAGAAGTCATCTGGGCCTGCAATGGAGCGGCAATAAATGCGAGTGCAGGAACGGACTGGAGCAGGTCTCTTCTATTCATACCCGCCATTTTAGAGCAATCCCCAAAAATGTGAAGACAGGAGAAGTGGAGGCAAGCAAGCAACTCAGTGCAAAATCTCCCTTACTGAGGAATGCTCCGCCGCGGCTTTTGGAGAGTCTTGCCCTTCGGCGTAGACCCGCACGTAATCGACCAGCATTTCCTGGGGAAATTTCGTTGATGAATCGGGATTGCCGGGCCAGTTGCCGCCGACAGCGACGTTCAGAAGGATGAAGAACTTTCCAGTATCGAAGGGCCAGATCGCGCCCTTCGGTAGGTCAGCCGGAGTATACCTCGCATAAACGTTGCTGGGATTGTCAAAGTAGAACTGAACTCGTCCCGGGGACCAGATCATGCCGTAGACGTGAAACGCCTCTCCTAACGTTTGGCTGTCAGGAAGAGTCAAGCTCTTGGTCAAATCGCCGCCTGGAGCGTGGATGGAACCATAGACGGTCGATGGAGTTTTCCCAATGTTCTCCATAATGTCGAGTTCGCCGCAGGCTGGCCACCCGACTGCAGCGATGCTGTCACCAAGCATCCAGAAAGCGGGCCAGATCCCCTGCCCTACCGGAATGCGAATACGGGCCTCGATACGCCCGTAAAGGAAGCCGTGGAGAGACTGGGTCTTCAGGCGGGCTGATGAATAAACGCCGTCACCCATTTTGCGGGCGACTATGTGCAAGTAGCCGTCGCCGAGCAGGTAGGCACTAGGCTGTTCAGCTGTGCACGGAGATGCATTGCTTCCCCATGCGCAATAGGTTTCGAGCTCTTTGTTGCCCCAGCCACTAGATCCGGTGTCGTACGTCCATTTGGCTGGATCGGGCTGGCCGCGGCGCACGTTGCCGTTGAACTCGTCGCTCCAGACAAGCGTCTCTTTGCCGGTCGGAGCGGTTGGAACTGCTTGCGCTCCGGCGCGCACAGAAGCCCAGCCGAACAAGAGGCAGCCGAATAACAAAAGGCGTTTCCCGCGTAACCAGACAGCGCCCAATTCGGGGAATTCGATATCTGCCATAGAGTCGCCTTAATTCTTGGGGCGGAAAGCTTTCGCGACTCCAGCCGTCACCATCCGTCGCGGTAAAAAGCGTTGAACAAACACCCCGGCCTGACCAACGAAATAGGGGATCACCCACTGTCTTCCGAGCGCGAGTCCCTCCAATCCCTTCCGGGCGACAGAACTGGCTTTCTGCGATCCGCGAAATTGGTCTGCCGGTGAGCCGGCGACCTGGCCGAACTCAGATTCCGTAGGTCCAGGACAGAGTGCACTAACGTGAACCCCAAAGGGTCTCACCTCTTGGGCCAGGGCTTCGGCGAGAAAGCGATCGAAGACTTTCGTAGCCGCATAGGTCGCCAGATACGGGACTGGTTGGTAGGCCGCGGTCGATGCAACGATCATAATGTCCCCTCGCTTCCGAGCGATCATCCTGGGCAAGAACAGGTTGGTGAGCGCGACGACCGCAGAGCAGTTGACCTGCACCATGGCGGTTTGCCGGGCCGGGTCCCCTTTGGAGAACTCTCCGTAGTAGCCAAAGCCGGCATTATTGATGAGGACATCGATCGATTGGCCGGCGCCCTCAGTGGCGGCAAAGATTTGCTCAGGAGCGTCGGCTTGTTCCAGATCGGCGACCAAGACCTTGGTCTGGATACCGAAGGCGGTCGCCAATTTTGCTGCGAGGGCCTGCAGTCGATCCTGGCGGCGTGCGGTCAGCACCAGATTCACGCCGGCGGCAGCCAGCTCCTCAGCCAGTGCCATACCGATGCCGGCGCTGGCTCCGGTGACGAGTCCCCATTTACCTTGCCATCGCTTGCGTAGAATTGACGATCCTTGAGCTGAACTGGTCATGTTATTCCTCAAAACCTGACTGAAGCCGGGAAGAAATTTTAAAGAAGCGGCTGAATTGCATCCCAGCGTCCCTCGTTCAGAGGTTTTATGAAGCTGGGCTAGCGAATTCCTCACTGATCCAGGCCTTGAATGCTTCAAGACTTTGCTGTCTGCCGAGAAACTCCTGCACCAGTTCCCGGGCCGGGCGAGCGCCGCCGGGCTCGAGTACTGTCTGGCGGTAACGTAGGCCGGCCGGCCCTTCGAGCAGGTTTTCACGATCGAACTGGTTGAAGAAGTCAAGTGCAATTGCCTTATCGAAGAGGTAGGTGTAGTAGTTTGACGAATACCCGATCAGATGCCCAAAACTCGCGTACATGCGGTTCCCTTCAATCCAGGCGTAGGGAGAGAATCGCTTGTATTCCGCTTGGAGCAGGCGATCGAGATCGATCTTCTCGGGATCGACATTATGCGTGTCGAGTGAGTAGCTGGTGTAAACCAGCTGAGTCCGGATGCTATCGGCGCGGCCGAAGGCACTGGCGTGATTCATGCGCTGGACGATCTCGGCCGGAAGCGCCTCACCACTCTCATAATGATGGGCGAATGTGGCCAACAGCTTCGGGTCACGGAAGAACTCTTCGAGCATCTGTGAGGGCGCTTCGACAAAGTCCCATTCGGTGCGGATCCCGCTGATGCCCGCCCATTCCTGATGACCCCCGAGGATGGCATGCATGAGATGGCCGAATTCATGAAAATAGGTGACAACGTCGCTGTACTGCATCAAGCCGGGGTCGCCCTCTTTCCCGCCGGGAAAGTTGCAGATCAAGGCCGCTTCGGGAAACTGGCGGTCGCGGACGCCGGGCACCAGGGGCGCGGCACTGAACCATTTATCTTTGCCCTCGCGCGGATGCATGTCGAGATAGAACAGCCCGATCTGCCTCTCTCCATCACGATCAGCGGCAATCTCCTTATCGGCGTCGAAGACTCGCCAGGCACTGACTGAAGGATCCCAAACGTCGGCATCTTCGACTTGCTCGAAGCGTACCTGGAAGAGCTTTTCCGCGGTAGCGAGAATGCCTTGTTCTACCTGCGCGTATGGGAAATATGGCCGGACGGACTGGGAATCGAACTGGAAGGCGGAGCGGCGGAATTGCT includes these proteins:
- a CDS encoding DsbA family protein; protein product: MSFSSRARKSGDWFAHTALLGSFFAISFLSAFAQNQAQPPAQQELPAAPAQASAAPQALTFATPDPKNFTADKPTSPEINDFLKATWGYNPDLGWQVEAVAKTPVPGISKVTVAIGQKSNPAQVGQLVFFVLPDGRHIISQDEIVPFGPHPFEENRKILEAEAAGPARGSASKALLIVEFADFQCPHCKDAQPTIDRMVKEFPNARFVYESFPLPQHSEAPKAAAYGVCVQKAGGDAAFFKYADQVFANQAGLTPEQSDQTLKDVVTKIGLDPAKITACSTSSVGVDGVKASLDLAHKLEVRETPFLYVNGRGLPIGGIQYDQLKSIAPHEALGRKRLRKAGSQVWGA
- a CDS encoding NAD+ synthase, whose protein sequence is MKIALAQINPTIGDFVGNTAKIIEFTRRAAGGGAELVVFSELVICGYPPADLLEKTSFVARAGQAVAEVAAATASLPIAIICGYVTPANLTSGKHVRNSAALLRHGRIEFIQSKMLLPFYDVFDEQRYFAPAERQELTCVKRVSVALTICEDAWNDKGFWPARLYAVDPVEDLMREAGDGDDKVIINISASPYWRGKRQVRFEMLAAIAKRHRTPVILVNQVGGNDSLIFDGSSLAIGPDGQLLAQAEAFEEDLVFVDTKALSGDIRPKDRTPYAGIYKALVLGTRDYVRKCGFSKALVGLSGGIDSALVASIAVDALGKENVRGVTMPSQYSSTGSVGDSRALADTLGIQLDQIPIEGLFEAYEQALAPIFAGTKPDITEENIQSRIRGGLLMAMSNKFGALVLTTGNKSEMSVGYCTLYGDMVGALAVIGDVMKSRVYDLCRYVNRAREVIPNAILEKPPSAELRPGQKDTDSLPPYDVLDPILEAYVERYENPEAIAAQFGFDLELVRSVVKLVERSEYKRQQAAPVLKVTEKAFGMGRRFPIAVKVQV
- a CDS encoding ABC transporter ATP-binding protein, coding for MGANHPHERVDEGTNGHVDKSSPYIAFEHVSKSFGSLSVLDDVSFFVLPGETLCILGRSGVGKSVSLQQIMGFLKPDSGSILVAGENICGYTEEQMQVVRKKVTMVFQNGALFDSLSVGENVAFPLRERGELVEDQILQIVNGLLEMVGVAGMADLLPSDLSTGMKRSVAIARALSSQPQAILYDEPTTMVDPLMGRLLGDLIQKLKHQLKLTSIVVTHDMRFAEKLADRVLFLHEAKAHFFGTMTEMQKSQDPIIRQFLDLDALVLPA
- a CDS encoding NIPSNAP family protein, whose translation is MNRRDLLQSVPALAFIAAPLQAQMTSQASSAPAGAVYELRVYHCYEGKLETLLTRFREHTMTIFERHGIHNVAYWTPTDDPLKGKTLIYLISHPSRDAATKNWQAFRDDPEWQKVQSASEANGKIVEKVDSTFMTLTDFSPHI
- a CDS encoding glycoside hydrolase family 16 protein, whose product is MADIEFPELGAVWLRGKRLLLFGCLLFGWASVRAGAQAVPTAPTGKETLVWSDEFNGNVRRGQPDPAKWTYDTGSSGWGNKELETYCAWGSNASPCTAEQPSAYLLGDGYLHIVARKMGDGVYSSARLKTQSLHGFLYGRIEARIRIPVGQGIWPAFWMLGDSIAAVGWPACGELDIMENIGKTPSTVYGSIHAPGGDLTKSLTLPDSQTLGEAFHVYGMIWSPGRVQFYFDNPSNVYARYTPADLPKGAIWPFDTGKFFILLNVAVGGNWPGNPDSSTKFPQEMLVDYVRVYAEGQDSPKAAAEHSSVREILH
- a CDS encoding SDR family NAD(P)-dependent oxidoreductase; the protein is MTSSAQGSSILRKRWQGKWGLVTGASAGIGMALAEELAAAGVNLVLTARRQDRLQALAAKLATAFGIQTKVLVADLEQADAPEQIFAATEGAGQSIDVLINNAGFGYYGEFSKGDPARQTAMVQVNCSAVVALTNLFLPRMIARKRGDIMIVASTAAYQPVPYLATYAATKVFDRFLAEALAQEVRPFGVHVSALCPGPTESEFGQVAGSPADQFRGSQKASSVARKGLEGLALGRQWVIPYFVGQAGVFVQRFLPRRMVTAGVAKAFRPKN
- a CDS encoding M3 family metallopeptidase, whose amino-acid sequence is MSVEIAERREAALAEGAVSHAWMEKADAASVKAWVDARLDQYQASIDKLVSVPGHRTIENTLRPFDDAQAVLAIAGQQASLLDSVHPDKAVRDVAQAATQKISAAATALSLNQEVYNALSAIDITPADAATRHYVERTLLQYRLSGVDRDEATRSRIKELQDKATEISLAFSRNVQEGAQHIQVTEAELAGLPDDYLKAHPAGEDGLITLSTDFPDMQPLMTYCRNAEARRRMFLAYQTRAYPLNKELLLDLLKVRQELATILGYKTWADLATADQMMQSAERMQAFLDELEEASRSGAEREYAMVLGFAKQQEAGLEEIDLAARGYWYEQFRRSAFQFDSQSVRPYFPYAQVEQGILATAEKLFQVRFEQVEDADVWDPSVSAWRVFDADKEIAADRDGERQIGLFYLDMHPREGKDKWFSAAPLVPGVRDRQFPEAALICNFPGGKEGDPGLMQYSDVVTYFHEFGHLMHAILGGHQEWAGISGIRTEWDFVEAPSQMLEEFFRDPKLLATFAHHYESGEALPAEIVQRMNHASAFGRADSIRTQLVYTSYSLDTHNVDPEKIDLDRLLQAEYKRFSPYAWIEGNRMYASFGHLIGYSSNYYTYLFDKAIALDFFNQFDRENLLEGPAGLRYRQTVLEPGGARPARELVQEFLGRQQSLEAFKAWISEEFASPAS